A window of Suncus etruscus isolate mSunEtr1 chromosome 4, mSunEtr1.pri.cur, whole genome shotgun sequence contains these coding sequences:
- the LOC126006601 gene encoding DNA excision repair protein ERCC-1-like: MDEEGTSQTPGPPPKKFFIPLDEDEIPLARAKPLFKSTRNLPSSAPPAQPAPPAQPAPQSYAEYALSGPQGGSAPTLSAGDPPNQAPKPATKSNSIIVSPRQRGNPVLQFVRNVPWEFGEVQPDYVLGQSTCALFLSLRYHNLHPDYIHERLQGLGKSFALRVLLVQVDVKDPQQALKELAKMCILADCTLIFAWSPEEAGRYLETYKAYEQKPADLLMEKLEQDFVSRVTDCLTTVKSVNKTDSQTLLAAFGSLEQLIAASREDLALCPGLGPQKARRLYDVLHEPFLKVPQDSAARGHTP; this comes from the coding sequence ATGGATGAAGAGGGCACGTCCCAAACCCCCGGGCCACCCCCTAAGAAGTTCTTCATACCCCTGGATGAGGACGAGATTCCTCTGGCCCGGGCCAAGCCCTTGTTCAAGTCCACACGGAACCTCCCCAGCTCGGCCCCTCCAGCCCAGCCAGCACCCCCAGCCCAGCCGGCCCCCCAGAGCTATGCTGAATATGCCCTCTCAGGACCTCAGGGGGGCTCTGCGCCCACACTCTCCGCTGGGGACCCCCCCAATCAGGCACCCAAACCTGCCACCAAATCCAATAGCATCATTGTGAGCCCCCGGCAGAGAGGCAACCCCGTCCTGCAGTTTGTGCGCAACGTGCCCTGGGAGTTTGGGGAGGTGCAGCCCGACTATGTGCTTGGCCAGAGCACCTGTGCCCTGTTCCTCAGCCTCCGCTACCACAATCTTCACCCCGACTACATCCACGAGCGGCTGCAGGGCCTGGGCAAGAGTTTTGCGCTGCGTGTCCTGCTGGTGCAGGTGGACGTGAAAGACCCGCAGCAGGCCCTCAAAGAGCTGGCTAAGATGTGTATCCTGGCTGACTGCACCCTGATCTTTGCCTGGAGCCCCGAGGAGGCAGGCCGCTACCTGGAGACCTACAAGGCCTACGAGCAGAAGCCGGCTGACCTCCTGATGGAGAAACTGGAGCAGGACTTCGTCTCCCGGGTGACTGACTGTCTGACCACCGTGAAGTCAGTCAACAAGACAGACAGTCAGACTCTCCTGGCCGCTTTTGGGTCTCTTGAACAGCTCATTGCTGCTTCCAGAGAAGACCTAGCATTGTGTCCAGGCCTGGGACCCCAAAAGGCCCGGAGACTCTACGATGTGCTGCATGAGCCCTTCTTGAAAGTACCCCAGGACTCTGCTGCCAGGGGGCACACCCCATAG